In Thermanaeromonas sp. C210, the following proteins share a genomic window:
- the ilvD gene encoding dihydroxy-acid dehydratase, translating to MRSDLMKAGLARAPHRSLFKAMGLTDEEVARPIIGIVNSFNELAPGHVHLRTVAEAVKAGVRMAGGTPLEFSTIGVCDGIAMNHTGMKYSLASRELIADSVEVMAMAHPFDALIFITNCDKIVPGMLMAAARLNLPSIFISGGPMLAGRYKGRDVSLSNIFEAVGMVRAGKMTEDELAELEDCVCPGCGSCAGMYTANTMNCLTEALGMGLPGQGTVPAVSAARLRLAKQAGMRIMDLLEKNIRPRDIMTAAAFRNAVAVDMALGGSTNTCLHLPAIAREAGVDLPLKVFDELSRQVPQLCKLSPAGPHHIQDLHEAGGIPAVMAELGRAGLLDGSCLTVTGRTVADNCAGKGILNKEVIRPLENPYSPDGGLAILYGNLAPEGAVVKKGAVLPEMLVHKGPARVFESEEEAFQAIIEGRIRPGDVVVIRYEGPKGGPGMQEMLSPTSALAGMGLDASVALITDGRFSGASRGASIGHVSPEAAAGGPLALVKEGDLIAIDIPARKLELLVEEGELARRRAEWQAPAPKISTGYLARYARHVTSGARGAVLE from the coding sequence ATGCGGAGCGATTTGATGAAGGCCGGCCTGGCCCGGGCACCCCACCGGTCTTTATTTAAAGCTATGGGCCTTACCGATGAGGAAGTAGCCCGGCCTATCATCGGCATTGTTAATTCCTTTAATGAACTAGCCCCGGGCCATGTCCACCTCCGCACCGTGGCGGAGGCCGTTAAAGCCGGAGTGAGGATGGCGGGGGGTACCCCGCTAGAATTTTCTACCATAGGGGTATGCGATGGTATTGCCATGAACCATACCGGCATGAAATACTCCCTGGCCAGCCGGGAGCTCATTGCCGACAGTGTGGAAGTCATGGCCATGGCCCATCCCTTTGATGCCCTCATCTTTATTACCAACTGCGACAAGATCGTTCCCGGCATGCTCATGGCCGCAGCCCGCCTCAACCTACCTTCCATTTTTATAAGCGGCGGGCCCATGCTGGCCGGGCGGTATAAGGGACGCGATGTTTCCCTGAGCAATATCTTCGAAGCCGTCGGCATGGTGCGGGCCGGCAAGATGACCGAAGATGAGCTGGCGGAACTTGAGGATTGCGTTTGCCCCGGTTGTGGCTCTTGTGCCGGGATGTATACGGCCAATACCATGAACTGTTTAACAGAAGCCCTGGGCATGGGCCTGCCGGGCCAGGGCACCGTTCCGGCGGTTAGCGCGGCACGCCTCAGGCTGGCCAAACAGGCCGGTATGCGCATCATGGACCTGTTAGAAAAGAATATCCGGCCCCGGGATATCATGACTGCAGCCGCCTTCCGCAATGCGGTGGCGGTGGATATGGCCCTGGGAGGTTCTACCAACACCTGCCTCCACCTGCCGGCCATTGCCCGGGAGGCCGGGGTGGATTTGCCCCTCAAGGTTTTCGATGAGCTCAGCAGGCAAGTACCACAGTTGTGTAAGTTGAGCCCGGCGGGCCCTCACCACATCCAGGATCTCCACGAGGCCGGGGGGATTCCGGCGGTAATGGCCGAACTCGGCCGCGCGGGGCTGCTAGACGGCAGCTGCCTTACGGTGACGGGACGCACGGTGGCCGATAATTGCGCCGGGAAGGGGATTTTAAATAAAGAAGTCATCAGGCCCCTGGAAAACCCCTACAGCCCCGATGGAGGGCTGGCCATCCTGTACGGCAACCTGGCTCCCGAGGGGGCAGTGGTTAAAAAGGGTGCGGTGCTGCCCGAGATGCTGGTGCACAAGGGGCCGGCCCGGGTCTTTGAGAGCGAAGAAGAGGCTTTTCAAGCCATCATCGAGGGAAGGATTCGCCCCGGGGATGTAGTTGTCATCCGTTACGAAGGCCCCAAGGGCGGCCCGGGCATGCAGGAGATGTTGAGTCCCACCTCGGCGCTGGCCGGGATGGGGCTGGATGCCTCGGTGGCTCTCATTACCGACGGCCGTTTTTCGGGTGCCAGCCGGGGAGCCTCCATCGGCCACGTATCCCCTGAAGCAGCGGCCGGAGGGCCCCTGGCCCTGGTTAAGGAAGGCGATCTCATCGCCATCGACATCCCGGCGCGCAAGTTGGAGTTGCTGGTAGAAGAAGGGGAACTGGCCCGGCGCCGGGCAGAATGGCAGGCGCCGGCGCCCAAGATTAGCACAGGTTATCTTGCACGCTATGCCCGGCACGTTACTTCCGGTGCCCGGGGAGCCGTGCTGGAATAA
- the ilvE gene encoding branched-chain-amino-acid transaminase has protein sequence MGLIIYLDGRFVDEEEAKVSVFDHGLLYGDGVFEGIRAYNGRVFKLKEHIIRLFESARHIALEPGLTREEMMDVVLETCRRNNLHDAYIRLVVTRGRGDLGLDPRKCPKPLVFCIASGIQLYPAELYERGLELVTVATRRNIPDALDPRIKSLNYLNNILAKIEATRAGAPEGLLLNREGYVAEATGDNIFIVKDGHLYTPPAYIGLLEGITRNTVMELARTLGIPAEERVFTRHDIYTADECFLTGTAAEVIPVVKLDNRPIGDGRPGPITRKLINSFRELTMNEGAEIFTEKRR, from the coding sequence GTGGGATTAATTATATACCTAGATGGTCGCTTTGTAGACGAAGAAGAGGCTAAGGTATCCGTTTTCGATCACGGTTTACTCTACGGCGACGGGGTCTTTGAAGGCATCCGGGCGTATAATGGCCGGGTTTTTAAATTAAAGGAGCATATTATCCGGCTTTTTGAATCCGCCCGGCATATTGCTTTGGAACCCGGCCTTACCCGGGAAGAGATGATGGACGTTGTATTGGAAACCTGCCGGCGGAACAACTTGCACGATGCCTACATTCGCCTGGTAGTCACCCGCGGCCGTGGAGATCTGGGGCTGGATCCCCGCAAATGCCCTAAGCCCTTGGTCTTCTGTATCGCCTCCGGTATCCAGCTTTATCCCGCGGAATTATACGAGCGGGGGCTGGAACTGGTGACGGTGGCTACGCGGCGGAATATTCCCGACGCCTTAGATCCCCGTATCAAGTCCCTCAATTATCTCAACAACATCCTGGCCAAGATAGAAGCCACCCGGGCCGGCGCGCCGGAGGGGCTGCTCCTCAACAGAGAAGGCTATGTGGCGGAGGCCACGGGGGACAACATTTTTATCGTGAAGGACGGTCATTTGTATACCCCTCCTGCCTACATCGGGCTCCTGGAGGGCATTACAAGGAATACGGTGATGGAATTAGCCCGGACCTTGGGCATTCCGGCCGAAGAGAGGGTATTCACCCGCCACGATATTTATACGGCGGATGAGTGCTTCCTGACCGGCACGGCGGCGGAGGTTATTCCTGTAGTTAAGCTGGATAACCGGCCCATAGGGGACGGCCGACCGGGCCCCATTACCCGCAAGCTCATCAACAGCTTCCGGGAGCTTACCATGAACGAAGGCGCGGAGATCTTTACGGAAAAGAGGCGTTAA
- a CDS encoding helix-turn-helix domain-containing protein, with amino-acid sequence MNRVIILQKVLDGEVSLPYAALILGISERHAYRLKTKLQTSGPAGLAHGNRGRKPAHAIPDNIRQVVVQLAQTKYRGCNYTFLSELLREHEGICLSPASVGRILKAAGILSPRKHRPHKPHCRRPRKPQFGMLVQIDGSHHDWLEGPWPFAGFIIGRRRRYRSYSFRPLLAC; translated from the coding sequence ATGAACCGGGTAATTATTTTACAAAAAGTTTTAGATGGAGAAGTTTCATTACCGTATGCAGCCCTCATCTTGGGAATTAGCGAACGCCATGCCTATCGCCTTAAGACAAAACTTCAAACCTCGGGTCCCGCAGGCCTGGCCCATGGAAATCGTGGCCGTAAACCCGCTCATGCTATCCCTGATAATATCCGCCAGGTGGTAGTGCAGCTCGCTCAAACTAAATACAGGGGGTGTAATTATACTTTCTTGAGCGAATTGCTCCGCGAGCATGAAGGTATTTGTTTAAGCCCGGCTTCTGTGGGCCGTATCCTTAAAGCCGCCGGTATCCTTAGTCCTAGAAAACACCGACCCCATAAACCCCATTGTCGCCGCCCTCGTAAACCGCAATTCGGCATGCTGGTTCAAATTGACGGTAGCCACCATGATTGGTTGGAGGGCCCGTGGCCCTTCGCTGGTTTTATTATTGGCCGTCGACGACGCTACCGGTCGTATTCTTTCCGCCCTCTTCTGGCCTGCTGA
- a CDS encoding integrase core domain-containing protein, whose protein sequence is MIGWRARGPSLVLLLAVDDATGRILSALFWPAEDFKGYCRLLYQLITKHGIPLAIYSDRHTLFFSPKEKKDHLTLEEQLLGERRPLTQFGRILRDLGIQHIPAYSPQAKGRIERSFETLQQRLLIELRLAGASSLEEANALLPKFIERYNEKFAVPPADTASAFRPIPSHLRLEYIFSWKEYRTLNPGYTIHFQGKTYKVLNPKGAPFIPLRSVVEVLKPLHGALCVAWQGHFYGLEVFPENAKSNPENNRPATALEKSAGPTPSLPRRPAADHPWRKPWKPRRPIIPHP, encoded by the coding sequence ATGATTGGTTGGAGGGCCCGTGGCCCTTCGCTGGTTTTATTATTGGCCGTCGACGACGCTACCGGTCGTATTCTTTCCGCCCTCTTCTGGCCTGCTGAGGATTTCAAGGGTTATTGTCGTCTCTTATACCAACTTATCACTAAGCACGGCATCCCTCTTGCTATTTATTCGGACAGGCATACCCTCTTCTTCTCTCCAAAGGAGAAGAAAGATCACCTTACTCTGGAGGAGCAATTGCTGGGTGAAAGACGACCTTTAACCCAGTTCGGCCGCATCTTAAGGGACCTTGGTATCCAGCATATACCGGCCTATTCCCCACAGGCTAAAGGCCGCATTGAGCGCTCTTTTGAAACTTTGCAGCAAAGGCTACTTATCGAGCTCCGCCTGGCCGGCGCTTCCTCCCTTGAAGAGGCTAACGCCCTACTCCCTAAGTTTATTGAGCGTTACAATGAAAAATTCGCCGTTCCCCCAGCTGATACCGCTTCGGCTTTCCGCCCCATCCCTTCTCATTTGCGCCTGGAATATATCTTCTCCTGGAAGGAATATAGAACCTTAAATCCCGGCTATACTATTCACTTCCAGGGCAAGACTTATAAAGTCTTAAACCCTAAAGGTGCTCCTTTTATCCCTCTTCGCTCCGTTGTGGAGGTCCTTAAGCCCCTGCACGGTGCTTTGTGTGTCGCTTGGCAGGGCCATTTTTATGGCCTTGAGGTATTCCCGGAAAATGCTAAAAGCAATCCTGAAAATAATAGGCCTGCTACAGCTCTAGAAAAAAGTGCGGGCCCTACCCCTTCTCTTCCTCGTAGGCCCGCTGCAGACCATCCATGGCGTAAACCATGGAAACCTCGCAGGCCAATTATACCACATCCCTGA
- a CDS encoding DUF72 domain-containing protein produces the protein MQNERSLGKDAKIYIGTSGYSYRDWIGPFYPAGTRQDQMLSFYAEEFSFAEVNSTFYHLPSARMFEGMLKKVPEHFLFTVKAFQGLTHRRGDAVREEAVRMVEALKPLSAGGRLGALVLQFPYSFKANRENREYLQSLREWLTGLPVVVEFRHKSWLGRDTSSLLHALGMGFVCVDTPGLNGLPGGAVQATASVGYVRFHGRNTATWWRHEEAWERYNYLYTEEELSEWVPRIAFLAGKCERVFVAFNNHFGAQAVVNARMLKRILPPGFSP, from the coding sequence ATGCAGAACGAAAGAAGCCTAGGGAAAGACGCAAAGATCTATATCGGGACCTCCGGCTACAGTTACCGGGACTGGATAGGCCCTTTCTATCCTGCCGGTACCCGGCAGGACCAGATGCTGTCCTTTTATGCCGAAGAATTCTCCTTTGCCGAAGTAAATTCCACTTTTTACCACCTACCATCGGCTAGAATGTTCGAGGGCATGCTCAAAAAAGTACCTGAGCACTTCCTCTTTACCGTGAAGGCCTTCCAGGGCCTGACCCACCGGCGCGGGGATGCCGTGAGGGAAGAGGCGGTCAGGATGGTGGAGGCTTTAAAACCCCTTTCGGCGGGCGGGAGGCTGGGAGCGCTGGTCCTCCAGTTCCCCTATTCCTTTAAGGCTAACCGTGAAAACAGGGAGTACCTTCAAAGCCTGCGGGAGTGGCTTACAGGCCTCCCCGTGGTGGTGGAGTTCCGTCACAAGAGCTGGTTGGGGAGGGATACCTCGTCGCTTCTGCACGCCCTCGGCATGGGCTTTGTATGTGTGGATACTCCCGGTCTGAATGGTCTCCCCGGAGGTGCGGTCCAGGCTACGGCTTCCGTTGGTTACGTGCGGTTCCACGGGCGGAATACTGCCACCTGGTGGCGACATGAAGAGGCATGGGAGCGCTATAATTACCTTTATACGGAAGAAGAACTATCGGAGTGGGTACCCCGGATTGCCTTCCTGGCCGGGAAGTGCGAGCGGGTGTTTGTGGCCTTTAACAATCACTTCGGTGCCCAGGCCGTGGTAAACGCGCGCATGTTGAAGAGAATTTTACCCCCGGGATTTAGCCCGTGA
- a CDS encoding LexA family transcriptional regulator — MRRDAGKSRLGRYLAARRTAAGLSLEKLASLIGRATSTVNSWEQGTRTPSLEDMVVLARVFDTHVEELIHLAVPTAAEIQEELKKVQAAGEAGEQQIKRRITFLRQFLAARKEAQRLRALEVLQPITSVKRVPLVGKVPAGPPKLALEETGEYTEVPEGVPVDYALVVRGDSMVGAGIDDGDVVWVRRQAVAKPGDTVVALLGREEVTVKHLLEQDGRWVLRANNPYKEYPDIPLGPEDEIIGVVERVIKKPAPPPLT, encoded by the coding sequence ATGAGGAGAGACGCCGGGAAATCGCGTTTGGGCCGGTACCTGGCCGCCCGGAGGACGGCTGCCGGACTGTCCTTGGAGAAGCTGGCCTCCCTCATCGGCAGGGCTACCTCCACGGTGAACTCCTGGGAACAGGGGACGCGCACGCCTTCCCTGGAAGATATGGTGGTTCTGGCCCGGGTGTTCGATACCCATGTGGAAGAATTGATCCACCTGGCCGTTCCCACGGCGGCGGAAATCCAGGAGGAGCTCAAGAAGGTACAGGCGGCAGGAGAGGCAGGGGAGCAACAGATCAAGAGGAGAATAACCTTCTTGCGGCAGTTTCTGGCCGCCAGGAAGGAAGCCCAGCGGCTGAGGGCCCTGGAGGTTTTGCAGCCCATAACGTCGGTGAAGAGGGTACCCCTGGTGGGGAAGGTTCCCGCCGGCCCCCCTAAACTGGCCCTTGAAGAAACCGGGGAGTATACGGAGGTGCCGGAGGGGGTCCCGGTGGACTATGCCCTGGTGGTCCGCGGGGACAGCATGGTGGGCGCCGGCATCGATGACGGAGATGTAGTGTGGGTAAGGAGGCAGGCCGTGGCCAAACCGGGGGATACTGTGGTGGCCCTCCTCGGGCGGGAAGAGGTCACTGTAAAGCACCTCCTGGAACAGGATGGGCGCTGGGTCCTCCGAGCCAACAACCCCTATAAAGAATATCCGGATATACCCCTGGGGCCCGAAGATGAGATCATCGGGGTGGTAGAGCGCGTAATAAAAAAACCCGCCCCACCGCCGTTGACATAA
- a CDS encoding DUF6504 family protein yields MEPTKLRVEWNKKRTPRFCWQGKWYTVQAMLDRWKDTGEWWKGDTPKLFLRLLAGQGVWEVYRDLQSGEWFLYRRYD; encoded by the coding sequence GTGGAGCCAACCAAGCTGAGGGTAGAATGGAATAAAAAGAGGACGCCGCGCTTTTGCTGGCAGGGTAAATGGTATACGGTCCAGGCCATGCTGGACAGGTGGAAGGATACAGGGGAATGGTGGAAGGGCGATACGCCGAAATTGTTCCTCCGGCTCCTGGCAGGCCAGGGTGTCTGGGAGGTTTACCGCGACCTCCAAAGCGGCGAATGGTTTTTATACCGCCGGTACGATTGA
- a CDS encoding DNA polymerase III subunit alpha, with product MGGADFVHLHVHSCFSFLDGASFPEALVQRAAEMGMAALALTDHSNVSGAPRFYRAAAQAGIKPIQGAEVVLEGGYHLTLLATGPQGYANLCRLLTRAHLSHPRGHPRCSWSDLEEHREGLIALSGCRKGEVPSLILERKYAAAREAALRYKSLWRNFFYLELQDTLLPGNRALNRALVELGETLEIPLVATNNVHYVQKGNFPVHDILTCIRLGITLEEVHPHRALNDENYLKSSGEMAELFSFCPQALQNTLRIAAICRPVFDEGRGLLPRFPLPAGRSAEAFLRELVYRGAAERYPRLTPEIEERLQKELGVISRLGFADYFLITWDIVNYARSQGIRCAGRGSAGASAVAYCLGLTEVDPISRSLAFERFMSLERAEKPDIDIDFDSRHRDLVAAYVYRKYGEEHVAAVATYVTYRARSAVRDVGKVFGYPPEEIDALAKTIPYIPADQILPALDRFPELRRGPWKEEKYRRLFHFCGRLAGLPRHLGTHLGGLVVAGRPVADISPLQLAAKRVKICQLDRDDVEDIGLVKIDLLSLKALTVLEEAYREISKSEPGFAYEKIPLDDRATYRLLNAGRTVGVFQLESPAQRSLQTRLKAEDIEDVVASLALIRPGPIKGNMVEPFIARRQGLEPISYLHPSLQPVLEKTYGVVLFQEQVIAIASEVAGFTPGEADRLRRLMTHGRSLQEMREIGEEFVRQAVAKGIEEKTARDIFSCLEGYASYGFCEAHAAAFATTAYWTAYLSAHYPAYFFASLLNCQPMGYYSPATLANEARTRGIKFLPPDVNLSGDRFTVEGDKAIRIPLSRVKGMRKETLARILEARRAAPFSSLPDFYHRTRTERDTLENLILCGAFDTLHPNRKALLAWLPEIARDSSPQITLNLGPPPDTADFPPEEKHLLEYEVLGLEIDKHFMGFWRARLSAEGYIPVGEALKTTHGRWVKVAGWPVRPHRPPTRSGKTVVFFSLEDETGLLDVTVFEDIYHKYGHLLFRPETVPLKVAGIIQRKGAGVTLVAREIFPCG from the coding sequence ATGGGCGGGGCCGATTTTGTACACCTGCACGTCCATTCCTGTTTCTCCTTTCTCGACGGCGCTTCCTTCCCGGAAGCCCTGGTGCAGCGGGCCGCCGAGATGGGGATGGCCGCCCTGGCCCTGACCGACCATTCCAACGTTTCCGGTGCCCCGCGCTTTTACCGCGCCGCCGCCCAGGCGGGGATCAAACCCATCCAGGGGGCGGAAGTGGTCCTGGAGGGCGGCTACCACCTGACCCTCCTCGCCACCGGTCCGCAAGGGTATGCCAACCTGTGCCGTCTCCTCACCCGCGCCCATCTTTCCCATCCCCGGGGCCATCCCCGGTGTTCATGGTCCGATCTCGAGGAACACCGTGAAGGCCTGATAGCCCTCTCCGGGTGCCGCAAGGGAGAGGTGCCGTCCCTCATCCTGGAAAGGAAATACGCGGCCGCCCGGGAAGCCGCCCTGCGGTATAAGTCCTTGTGGCGTAACTTTTTTTACCTGGAGCTCCAGGATACCCTGCTCCCCGGCAACCGGGCCCTAAACCGGGCCCTGGTGGAACTGGGAGAAACCCTGGAGATACCCCTAGTGGCCACTAATAACGTTCACTATGTCCAAAAGGGCAATTTCCCCGTCCATGATATTCTAACGTGCATACGCCTGGGGATAACCCTGGAAGAAGTTCATCCCCATAGGGCCTTAAACGACGAGAATTACCTCAAGTCCTCCGGGGAAATGGCTGAGCTCTTCTCCTTCTGCCCCCAGGCCCTGCAGAACACCCTCCGTATAGCCGCAATATGCCGTCCTGTTTTTGACGAGGGGCGAGGGTTGCTGCCCAGATTCCCCCTGCCGGCCGGGCGGAGCGCTGAAGCCTTCCTGCGGGAGCTGGTCTACCGGGGAGCTGCAGAACGCTACCCACGCCTTACCCCGGAGATCGAAGAAAGACTGCAGAAAGAGCTGGGCGTCATATCCCGCCTGGGCTTTGCCGACTACTTCCTCATCACCTGGGACATCGTGAACTACGCCCGCTCCCAGGGAATAAGGTGCGCAGGCCGGGGTTCCGCCGGGGCCAGCGCCGTGGCCTATTGCCTCGGTCTTACGGAAGTGGACCCCATCAGCCGAAGCCTGGCTTTTGAGCGTTTCATGAGCCTGGAGCGGGCCGAAAAGCCCGACATAGACATCGACTTCGACTCCCGCCACCGGGACCTGGTAGCCGCTTACGTTTACCGGAAATACGGTGAAGAACACGTAGCCGCCGTAGCCACCTACGTAACCTACCGGGCCCGTTCGGCCGTGAGGGATGTCGGTAAAGTGTTCGGCTATCCACCGGAGGAAATCGATGCCCTCGCCAAAACCATACCCTATATCCCTGCCGATCAAATTTTGCCGGCCCTAGACCGCTTCCCGGAGCTCCGCCGGGGACCCTGGAAGGAAGAAAAATACCGGCGGCTGTTTCATTTCTGCGGCCGCCTCGCAGGGCTCCCCCGCCACCTGGGTACCCACCTGGGCGGCCTGGTGGTGGCCGGTCGCCCGGTGGCGGACATCTCGCCCCTTCAACTGGCGGCCAAAAGAGTAAAAATTTGCCAGTTGGACCGCGATGATGTAGAGGATATCGGACTGGTGAAAATAGACCTCCTTTCCCTTAAGGCGCTAACCGTGCTGGAGGAGGCTTACAGAGAAATCTCTAAATCCGAACCGGGCTTCGCCTATGAAAAGATTCCCCTCGACGACCGGGCTACCTACCGCCTCCTCAACGCCGGCCGAACGGTGGGGGTCTTCCAGCTGGAGAGCCCGGCCCAGAGGTCCCTCCAGACCAGGCTCAAGGCCGAAGACATTGAGGATGTCGTGGCCAGCCTGGCCTTAATACGGCCGGGGCCCATAAAAGGAAATATGGTGGAACCTTTCATCGCCCGGCGTCAGGGCCTTGAGCCGATCTCCTACCTGCATCCCTCCCTGCAACCGGTACTAGAAAAAACTTACGGCGTGGTCCTCTTCCAGGAACAGGTCATAGCCATTGCCAGCGAGGTCGCGGGCTTCACGCCCGGAGAGGCGGATCGTTTGCGCAGGCTCATGACCCATGGGCGGTCGCTGCAGGAGATGCGCGAAATAGGAGAGGAATTCGTGCGGCAGGCCGTGGCAAAGGGTATCGAAGAAAAGACGGCTCGGGATATCTTTTCCTGCCTGGAAGGTTATGCCTCCTATGGCTTCTGTGAGGCCCACGCGGCGGCCTTCGCCACCACCGCCTACTGGACGGCTTATCTTTCCGCCCATTATCCGGCGTACTTTTTTGCCTCCCTTTTAAATTGCCAGCCCATGGGATATTATTCCCCGGCCACCCTGGCCAATGAGGCCCGTACCCGGGGGATAAAGTTCCTGCCGCCCGATGTAAATCTAAGCGGAGACAGGTTTACCGTAGAAGGGGATAAAGCTATACGCATCCCCTTAAGCCGGGTCAAGGGAATGCGCAAAGAAACCCTGGCCAGAATATTAGAAGCGCGCCGCGCGGCTCCCTTTTCTTCCCTTCCCGATTTTTATCACCGGACCCGTACGGAAAGGGATACCCTGGAAAACCTGATCCTCTGCGGCGCCTTCGACACCCTGCACCCCAACCGGAAGGCCCTTCTGGCCTGGCTGCCGGAAATAGCCCGGGATTCTTCCCCGCAGATCACGCTAAACCTAGGGCCGCCTCCGGATACGGCCGATTTTCCCCCGGAAGAAAAACACCTCCTGGAATACGAGGTGCTGGGCCTGGAAATCGACAAGCACTTCATGGGCTTTTGGCGGGCAAGATTATCGGCAGAAGGGTATATTCCCGTAGGGGAAGCGTTAAAAACCACTCACGGAAGGTGGGTTAAAGTGGCCGGCTGGCCCGTCAGGCCCCACCGGCCACCTACTAGGAGCGGTAAAACAGTGGTATTTTTTTCCCTGGAAGACGAAACGGGTCTACTGGATGTTACTGTATTCGAAGATATATATCACAAATACGGCCATCTCCTTTTCCGGCCGGAAACGGTGCCCCTTAAAGTAGCAGGGATTATCCAGCGTAAAGGGGCGGGAGTAACCCTGGTGGCGCGGGAGATCTTCCCCTGCGGGTAG
- a CDS encoding IS1634 family transposase, whose amino-acid sequence MYIRTVSRKNKDGSVVRYIQLAHNVWDPKAGYPKAKVLYNFGREEEVDREALVRLVKSITRFLGPEEALCTQAELNGGTPLKFISSRPMGGVWVLNELWNRLGINRVLAGLLAKRKFQAPVERAIFAMVANRALNPASKLKTEDWVSHDVFIPGLAEVPVQNLYRAMDFLLEAAEELQKDIFFSVAHLFNLEVDLLYFDTTSTYFEVEEEDNPEDNKQHLRRKGNFKDHRPDLPQAVIGLAVTRGGLPVRCWVWPGNTADMAVIEQVKKDLVGWQLGRVITVVDRGFASEDNLRYLQRAGGHYIAGEKMRGGKDTVAEALARPGRYKTVRDNLEVKEVIVGDGEKRVRYILVRNPKEAEKDRLEREEILARLKEELRAIGDLKGEPHTKACCQLIAHPTYGRYLKTDKKGQPYVDMAKVKAEEKLDGKYLLRTSDDTLSAEDVALGYKQLLEVEDAFRTMKQSLELRPIYHRLSDRIHAHVLLCWLGLLLIRVAETKVQDSWRNIRQTLERMHLGEFVGPEGRVLQRTETTPPQQHIFKALGIKEPPQIIAVEIKGQKQSLVTRAQKADP is encoded by the coding sequence ATGTACATACGAACTGTTTCCCGCAAGAACAAGGACGGCTCTGTTGTCCGTTATATTCAGCTGGCCCACAACGTCTGGGACCCTAAAGCCGGCTACCCGAAAGCTAAAGTACTCTACAACTTCGGCCGTGAAGAGGAGGTAGACCGGGAAGCCCTGGTCCGCCTGGTAAAGAGTATTACGCGTTTTTTGGGACCGGAAGAGGCTTTATGCACCCAGGCAGAGTTAAATGGCGGCACTCCCCTGAAATTCATCTCCAGCCGGCCTATGGGTGGCGTCTGGGTGTTAAACGAGCTCTGGAACCGGCTGGGTATCAACCGGGTTTTGGCCGGATTGCTGGCCAAACGTAAGTTCCAGGCGCCGGTCGAACGGGCCATTTTCGCTATGGTAGCCAACCGGGCTTTGAACCCAGCCAGTAAACTTAAGACCGAGGATTGGGTCAGCCACGATGTTTTCATTCCCGGCCTTGCGGAGGTGCCGGTGCAAAACCTTTACCGGGCCATGGACTTCTTACTGGAAGCTGCTGAAGAACTGCAAAAGGATATCTTCTTCTCCGTGGCCCACCTCTTTAACCTGGAAGTCGATCTCTTATACTTCGATACCACCTCAACCTACTTTGAAGTAGAGGAAGAGGATAATCCTGAAGATAACAAGCAGCACTTACGCCGTAAAGGCAACTTTAAGGACCACCGGCCGGATTTACCGCAAGCTGTAATAGGTCTGGCTGTCACGAGGGGAGGCCTACCGGTACGCTGCTGGGTCTGGCCGGGCAATACCGCCGACATGGCGGTAATCGAGCAAGTCAAAAAGGACCTGGTGGGCTGGCAACTGGGCCGGGTCATCACCGTTGTTGACCGCGGTTTTGCTTCGGAAGATAATCTCCGTTACCTCCAGCGCGCCGGCGGCCATTATATTGCCGGTGAAAAGATGCGCGGCGGCAAAGATACAGTGGCAGAGGCCCTGGCCCGGCCGGGCCGTTACAAAACCGTCAGAGATAACCTTGAAGTTAAAGAAGTTATTGTCGGCGACGGTGAAAAAAGGGTACGGTATATCCTGGTACGCAACCCTAAAGAAGCAGAAAAAGACAGACTGGAGCGTGAGGAAATCCTGGCCCGCCTCAAAGAAGAACTAAGGGCTATCGGGGACCTTAAAGGCGAACCCCATACCAAAGCCTGTTGTCAACTCATCGCCCACCCCACCTATGGCCGCTATCTCAAGACCGACAAGAAGGGTCAACCGTATGTCGATATGGCCAAGGTAAAAGCCGAAGAAAAGCTGGACGGCAAATACCTGTTAAGAACCTCTGACGATACCTTAAGTGCTGAAGACGTAGCCCTGGGATATAAGCAGCTTCTCGAAGTAGAAGACGCCTTCCGCACCATGAAGCAGTCGCTAGAGCTGCGGCCTATTTATCATCGTCTGAGCGACCGCATCCATGCCCACGTCCTCCTGTGCTGGCTAGGGCTGCTCCTAATCCGGGTAGCTGAAACGAAAGTGCAGGATAGCTGGCGGAACATCCGCCAGACCCTAGAACGCATGCACCTGGGCGAATTTGTTGGTCCTGAGGGCAGGGTCCTTCAAAGGACGGAAACAACCCCACCACAGCAGCATATCTTTAAGGCCCTCGGGATAAAGGAGCCGCCGCAAATAATCGCGGTTGAAATAAAAGGCCAAAAGCAGTCCCTAGTAACACGAGCTCAAAAAGCCGATCCCTGA